The DNA region AGCATTTCAAGAAGGGTCGTTCACATGCAGATCGCCGGCAGTTCGGCAGTGGTGGTGGGAGGCGCGGGCGGTCTGGGTGAGGCGACCGTGCGCCGACTCAACGATGCGGGCGCCAAGGTCGTCGTCGCCGACCTGGCCGATGAAAAGGGCAAGGAACTCGAGCAGGAACTCGGGGTGCGATATGTCCGCACCGACGCCACCTCCGAGGAGTCGGTCAACGAGGCCATTGCTGCAGCACAGTCCCTTGCGCCGCTGCGCATCTCGATCGATACGCACGGCGGCCCGGCCAGCGGTGGCCGACTGATCGGCAAGGACGGGTCGCCGCTGGACCTGGAAGGTTTCCGCACCACCATCGAGTTCTACCTGACCGCGGTCTTCAACGTCATGCGACTGTCCGCAGCGGCCATCGCCACCACCGACCCGCTCGAGGAGGGCGCACGCGGCGTCATCGTCACCACCGCGTCGATCGCCGGCGTCGAAGGCCAGATCGGCCAGCTGCCGTACTCGGCGGCCAAGGGCGGGGTGTTGGGCATGACCCTTGTCGCCGCGCGCGACCTGTCGCCGCTGGGAATCCGAGTGGTGACCATTGCGCCGGGGACCATCAACACCCCGGCCTACGGGAAGGCCGCCGACCAGCTCGAGCAGTACTGGGGCCCGCAAGTGCCGTTCCCGAAGCGGATGGGCCGCTCGTCGGAGTATGCGCGCCTCGCGCAGAGCATCATCGAAAATGACTACCTCAACGGCGAGGTGATCCGGCTCGACGGGGGGCTGCGATTCCCGCCGAAGTGAGCAGGGAGGCGACCCGTCCGCTGGAGGGCCGCGTGGCATTCGTCGCCGGCGCCAGCCGCGGCATTGGTGCGACCATCGCCGTGGCACTTGCCGAGGCCGGTGCAGCGGTCGCGGTGGCCGCCCGCTCGGAGACCGAGGGCAAGCTGCCTGGC from Mycobacterium sp. SMC-4 includes:
- a CDS encoding SDR family NAD(P)-dependent oxidoreductase, whose protein sequence is MQIAGSSAVVVGGAGGLGEATVRRLNDAGAKVVVADLADEKGKELEQELGVRYVRTDATSEESVNEAIAAAQSLAPLRISIDTHGGPASGGRLIGKDGSPLDLEGFRTTIEFYLTAVFNVMRLSAAAIATTDPLEEGARGVIVTTASIAGVEGQIGQLPYSAAKGGVLGMTLVAARDLSPLGIRVVTIAPGTINTPAYGKAADQLEQYWGPQVPFPKRMGRSSEYARLAQSIIENDYLNGEVIRLDGGLRFPPK